A section of the Cottoperca gobio chromosome 17, fCotGob3.1, whole genome shotgun sequence genome encodes:
- the cop1 gene encoding E3 ubiquitin-protein ligase COP1 isoform X1, with protein sequence MMSGNRPQQSAGGASSVPSTSSSSSTGGTGNSNSSGGSSAVTSNGNNSGNVVPSRTLAGASDGSLSVPSLAAVPSSRGGFSSLSRPTATPGSRKKSLHQAPLYNGLLNSYEDKSNDFVCPICFEMIEEAHMTKCGHSFCFKCIRQSLEDSNRCPKCNYIVDNVDQLYPNFLVNELILKQKQRSEEKRLKLDHPNGSRWQVFQDVLSPDQENLDLANVNLMLELLVQKKKQLEAESQAAQRQILMEFLKEARRNKREQLEQLQKELNFLEEDIKRVEEMSGLYCPIMEAECTVPNVEAPSPAPSCSSIIEPPDYSQPPGFGGTTQGKRQTWYNSTLASRRKRLTAHFEDLEQCYFSNKMSRITDEGRNLNQLDDFMECLSKFTRYNSVRPLATLSYASDLYNGSSIVSSIEFDRDCDYFAIAGVTKKIKVFEYGTVIQDAVDIHYPVNEMTCNSKISCISWSSYHKNLLASSDYEGTVILWDGFTGQRSKVYQEHEKRCWSVDFNLMDPKLLASGSDDAKVKLWSTNLDNSVASIEAKANVCCVKFSPTSRYHLAFGCADHCVHYYDLRNTKQPIMVFKGHRKAVSYAKFVNGEEIVSASTDSQLKLWNVNKPHCLRSFKGHINEKNFVGLASNGDYVACGSENNSLYLYYKGLSKTLLTFKFDTVKSVLDKDKKEDDTNEFVSAVCWRALPDGESNVLIAANSQGTIKVLELV encoded by the exons ATGATGTCAGGCAACCGGCCACAGCAAAGCGCCGGTGGGGCGAGTTCAGTGCCCAGCAcgagtagcagcagtagtacaGGAGGCACTGGGAACTCAAACAGCAGCGGTGGAAGCAGCGCCGTCACAAGTAATGGTAACAATTCTGGAAATGTTGTGCCCTCCCGGACCTTGGCAGGAGCCAGCGACGGTAGCTTGTCGGTGCCAAGTTTGGCCGCCGTACCGTCGTCTCGGGGCGGTTTTTCTTCTCTGAGTAGACCCACTGCGACCCCAGGTAGCCGAAAGAAATCCCTCCACCAAGCACCCCTTTACAATGGCCTCTTGAATTCATACGAAGATAAAAGCAACGATTTTGTCTG TCCCATTTGCTTCGAGATGATAGAAGAGGCACACATGACAAAGTGTGGGCACAGTTTTTG TTTCAAGTGTATccgccagagtctggaggacAGCAACAGATGTCCCAAGTGTAACTATATTGTCGATAACGTGGATCAGCTTTACCCAAACTTTCTTG TAAATGAACTGAtcctcaaacaaaaacaaaggtcAGAGGAGAAGAGACTGAAACTGGATCATCCT AATGGGTCTCGGTGGCAGGTGTTCCAGGATGTGTTGAGTCCTGACCAGGAGAACTTGGACCTGGCAAATGTCAATCTGATGCTGGAGCTCCTGgtccagaagaagaagcagctggaggCG GAATCCCAAGCTGCTCAGAGACAGATCCTGATGGAGTTCCTCAAAGAAGCAAGGAGAAACAAGAGAGAG CAACTTGAGCAACTACAGAAAGAGCTCAACTTTCTTGAAGAGGACATCAAGCGTGTCGAG GAAATGAGCGGGCTGTACTGTCCAATAATGGAGGCGGAGTGTACGGTGCCTAATGTTGAGGCTCCATCACCAGCACCCAG CTGCAGTAGTATTATCGAGCCACCAGACTACAGCCAGCCTCCAGGATTTGGTGGAACAACCCAG GGCAAAAGACAGACCTGGTACAACAGCACCCTTGCGTCACGGAGGAAGAGGCTGACTGCTCATTTTGAGGATCTGGAGCAGTGCTACTTCTCCAACAAAATGTCCCGCATCACAG ATGAAGGCAGGAACCTGAACCAGCTGGATGACTTCATGGAGTGTCTGTCTAAGTTCACCCGCTACAACTCTGTGCGGCCGCTCGCCACCCTCTCATACGCCAGTGACCTCTATAACGGCTCCAGTATTGTCTCCAG TATTGAGTTTGACCGTGACTGTGACTACTTTGCCATCGCTGGTGTGACCAAGAAGATCAAGGTGTTTGAGTACGGCACAGTGATCCAGGATGCAGTAGACATCCACTACCCTGTTAATGAAATGACCTGCAATTCCAAAATCAG CTGTATCAGCTGGAGCAGCTATCACAAGAACCTTCTAGCCAGCAGTGACTATGAGGGTACGGTCATCCTGTGGGATGGATTCACCGGCCAGAGGTCCAAAGTCTACCAG GAACATGAAAAAAGGTGTTGGAGTGTTGATTTCAACTTGATGGACCCCAAGCTGTTAGCCTCCGGTTCTGACGATGCTAAAG TGAAGTTGTGGTCGACCAATCTTGACAACTCAGTGGCCAGCATCGAGGCCAAGGCCAATGTCTGCTGTGTGAAGTTCAGTCCAACCTCCAGGTATCATCTGGCCTTTGGCTGTGCGG ACCACTGTGTCCACTACTATGATCTACGCAACACTAAACAGCCAATCATGGTATTCAAAGGTCACAGGAAGGCTGTGTCTTACGCCAAGTTTGTCAACGGAGAGGAAATTGTTTCTGC TTCAACAGACAGTCAGCTGAAGCTGTGGAACGTCAACAAACCTCACTGCCTGCGCTCCTTCAAGGGTCACATCAACGAGAAGAACTTTGTAGGCCTGGCTTCCAATGGAGACTATGTTGCCTGTG gcagtgAAAACAACTCCCTGTACCTATACTACAAAGGACTTTCCAAGACACTGTTAACATTCAAGTTCGACACGGTGAAGAGTGTCCTGGACAAGGACAAGAAGGAAGACGACACCAATGAGTTTGTCAGTGCTGTCTGCTGGAGAGCGCTGCCCGATGGA gagtCAAATGTACTGATTGCTGCAAACAGTCAAGGAACCATcaag GTACTTGAGCTCGTCTGA
- the cop1 gene encoding E3 ubiquitin-protein ligase COP1 isoform X2 produces the protein MMSGNRPQQSAGGASSVPSTSSSSSTGGTGNSNSSGGSSAVTSNGNNSGNVVPSRTLAGASDGSLSVPSLAAVPSSRGGFSSLSRPTATPGSRKKSLHQAPLYNGLLNSYEDKSNDFVCPICFEMIEEAHMTKCGHSFCFKCIRQSLEDSNRCPKCNYIVDNVDQLYPNFLVNELILKQKQRSEEKRLKLDHPVFQDVLSPDQENLDLANVNLMLELLVQKKKQLEAESQAAQRQILMEFLKEARRNKREQLEQLQKELNFLEEDIKRVEEMSGLYCPIMEAECTVPNVEAPSPAPSCSSIIEPPDYSQPPGFGGTTQGKRQTWYNSTLASRRKRLTAHFEDLEQCYFSNKMSRITDEGRNLNQLDDFMECLSKFTRYNSVRPLATLSYASDLYNGSSIVSSIEFDRDCDYFAIAGVTKKIKVFEYGTVIQDAVDIHYPVNEMTCNSKISCISWSSYHKNLLASSDYEGTVILWDGFTGQRSKVYQEHEKRCWSVDFNLMDPKLLASGSDDAKVKLWSTNLDNSVASIEAKANVCCVKFSPTSRYHLAFGCADHCVHYYDLRNTKQPIMVFKGHRKAVSYAKFVNGEEIVSASTDSQLKLWNVNKPHCLRSFKGHINEKNFVGLASNGDYVACGSENNSLYLYYKGLSKTLLTFKFDTVKSVLDKDKKEDDTNEFVSAVCWRALPDGESNVLIAANSQGTIKVLELV, from the exons ATGATGTCAGGCAACCGGCCACAGCAAAGCGCCGGTGGGGCGAGTTCAGTGCCCAGCAcgagtagcagcagtagtacaGGAGGCACTGGGAACTCAAACAGCAGCGGTGGAAGCAGCGCCGTCACAAGTAATGGTAACAATTCTGGAAATGTTGTGCCCTCCCGGACCTTGGCAGGAGCCAGCGACGGTAGCTTGTCGGTGCCAAGTTTGGCCGCCGTACCGTCGTCTCGGGGCGGTTTTTCTTCTCTGAGTAGACCCACTGCGACCCCAGGTAGCCGAAAGAAATCCCTCCACCAAGCACCCCTTTACAATGGCCTCTTGAATTCATACGAAGATAAAAGCAACGATTTTGTCTG TCCCATTTGCTTCGAGATGATAGAAGAGGCACACATGACAAAGTGTGGGCACAGTTTTTG TTTCAAGTGTATccgccagagtctggaggacAGCAACAGATGTCCCAAGTGTAACTATATTGTCGATAACGTGGATCAGCTTTACCCAAACTTTCTTG TAAATGAACTGAtcctcaaacaaaaacaaaggtcAGAGGAGAAGAGACTGAAACTGGATCATCCT GTGTTCCAGGATGTGTTGAGTCCTGACCAGGAGAACTTGGACCTGGCAAATGTCAATCTGATGCTGGAGCTCCTGgtccagaagaagaagcagctggaggCG GAATCCCAAGCTGCTCAGAGACAGATCCTGATGGAGTTCCTCAAAGAAGCAAGGAGAAACAAGAGAGAG CAACTTGAGCAACTACAGAAAGAGCTCAACTTTCTTGAAGAGGACATCAAGCGTGTCGAG GAAATGAGCGGGCTGTACTGTCCAATAATGGAGGCGGAGTGTACGGTGCCTAATGTTGAGGCTCCATCACCAGCACCCAG CTGCAGTAGTATTATCGAGCCACCAGACTACAGCCAGCCTCCAGGATTTGGTGGAACAACCCAG GGCAAAAGACAGACCTGGTACAACAGCACCCTTGCGTCACGGAGGAAGAGGCTGACTGCTCATTTTGAGGATCTGGAGCAGTGCTACTTCTCCAACAAAATGTCCCGCATCACAG ATGAAGGCAGGAACCTGAACCAGCTGGATGACTTCATGGAGTGTCTGTCTAAGTTCACCCGCTACAACTCTGTGCGGCCGCTCGCCACCCTCTCATACGCCAGTGACCTCTATAACGGCTCCAGTATTGTCTCCAG TATTGAGTTTGACCGTGACTGTGACTACTTTGCCATCGCTGGTGTGACCAAGAAGATCAAGGTGTTTGAGTACGGCACAGTGATCCAGGATGCAGTAGACATCCACTACCCTGTTAATGAAATGACCTGCAATTCCAAAATCAG CTGTATCAGCTGGAGCAGCTATCACAAGAACCTTCTAGCCAGCAGTGACTATGAGGGTACGGTCATCCTGTGGGATGGATTCACCGGCCAGAGGTCCAAAGTCTACCAG GAACATGAAAAAAGGTGTTGGAGTGTTGATTTCAACTTGATGGACCCCAAGCTGTTAGCCTCCGGTTCTGACGATGCTAAAG TGAAGTTGTGGTCGACCAATCTTGACAACTCAGTGGCCAGCATCGAGGCCAAGGCCAATGTCTGCTGTGTGAAGTTCAGTCCAACCTCCAGGTATCATCTGGCCTTTGGCTGTGCGG ACCACTGTGTCCACTACTATGATCTACGCAACACTAAACAGCCAATCATGGTATTCAAAGGTCACAGGAAGGCTGTGTCTTACGCCAAGTTTGTCAACGGAGAGGAAATTGTTTCTGC TTCAACAGACAGTCAGCTGAAGCTGTGGAACGTCAACAAACCTCACTGCCTGCGCTCCTTCAAGGGTCACATCAACGAGAAGAACTTTGTAGGCCTGGCTTCCAATGGAGACTATGTTGCCTGTG gcagtgAAAACAACTCCCTGTACCTATACTACAAAGGACTTTCCAAGACACTGTTAACATTCAAGTTCGACACGGTGAAGAGTGTCCTGGACAAGGACAAGAAGGAAGACGACACCAATGAGTTTGTCAGTGCTGTCTGCTGGAGAGCGCTGCCCGATGGA gagtCAAATGTACTGATTGCTGCAAACAGTCAAGGAACCATcaag GTACTTGAGCTCGTCTGA